Genomic DNA from Cydia fagiglandana chromosome 3, ilCydFagi1.1, whole genome shotgun sequence:
tttccattagtgtactgtgtaaaataactatttaccattgataataattttataaacgctttgcgtatttttaagggcaccgcgctaaccgctagcccgcgaccgtcgatcgctgcctcctgccacggcgcacagcgcggcgcgcgcaaacgccgcgcgtttgaaatgtaacttaatataagctcggaatgcatacttacgtatcagtatttagtgtcgccgtgattttatatttctaatcttttgtgtgagaagtaagatctttattatgaccgtgtaatattaactctacaaactttaattcaatattggctatactgcttaacgagaaatcaatatctagacaagcacattgtctacatttctaactttttacatgtatactaagttgatagataatatcgtaattttgcaatatcagctactctaattctgtattttcataataattcctgtttttacgttcaccagaaagcagctgttccagatttctaaaaaccgaatagtgtgaataaattaaagtgttattgaatatgttaaagttttttgtaactttaattttatatttacatagttatttagcaaaaattaaaaatttaaatatggccgaacgctccacctaaaattttctaactttttacatgaatgttatttaacatgcttacaataacatatcaaaaaagaaaaaactttaatgttatcaaaacccatttttgttccaccgctggtctacagTGTTAGTTAGTGTGTTAGTAGTAAGTAGTTAGTGTTAGTGTTAATGATGTTAAAACAAAGAACTTcctaaattaaaaacatttcgCTCCTCTTTATCTCCGTATACGCTCCGTCTATCACACATTGTCTGCATGGGCCAGCCAAGCCCCTAAATAAGAGCTTCCGGTGCATTGTTTACAAATTCGCGATATTCATAATTACTTCCGAATCCGTGAGAATCTCCACTGTTATCATCAAAACTAATGACCAGGCTGATACATAAAACCAGTCTAAAGACAAGTTTAGATTAACCGTAGTTGCTACATAACTCGGGTTCAAGATATACAAGTTGTCTGCAAAATAATTTGTGAATAAATCTGGTTTTGCGTATTCCGAGTTTGCGTGGGGGTGACCTCGCTCTGACCTATAAAAACTATATGATCCCGCAAAAAAACTAACACATCAACAAGAAGTATCGGAAGAAAATGGCGGCTGTGAGAGTACTTTTTGTCGTCGCCCTTGTTGGATTCTTCGGGCCGGCCCTTACTCAAGGTTACTGGCTTGCTGCTACCTAAAAACCTACATTCATATTGCTTAACGCGTGTACATAGTGTCAATATAAACTTAATCTGCTCCAACGTTGAGGTGGCAAAGTGTGGAAGTACAATTGTAAAAGtaatataaaactattgaaGATCACATTTTACTGTGATATCTGATTTGAATGTTTGCTTGTGGTTAATTGTGGCATAAAAGCGAAGGCCAAATCAGACAAACTTATCTAAACAGACACATCAAGTTCGGTGTATGATTACCCCTTGTTCTACTTTTGCCTGTGGGCTTTAGCTAGCCACTATAATAAACTTGTTCGATATTATCGACCTGCCATGACTTCGCGATAAATTTCGCTCACCGATTAGCACCGTTATTTTATTGTTCGTAATAGAACCCTTAGTATAACACTTTTTAAATTACAGATGCGGTAAGTGGGGCTGGTGCGACTTTGGTGAGAGAACCCCGCGGGCATAAAAAGAGGTTATGCAAAAAGTATGGTATTTGCGGCCAGCAGGGTATCGGAGGTTACCAGGGGTACCAACAAGGCCACCAGGGGTACCAACAAGGCCACCAGGGGTACCAACAAGGCCACCAACAGGGGTATCCGCCGGTGATTAACATTGGTATCAGCCAGTCTCAATCCTCAGCAAGCGCTGGAGGCGGTAGTTACAGCCACGGGTACTATCCTAATAATTATCAATACAACGGCCATCAACCGGGATACGGCGGCTACCACGGAGGCTTCGGAGGTTTTGGAGGTCATCAAGGGTTCGGAAGACCAGGCTTCAGTAACGGCCAAGGAGGATTTAACAACCAGTTTAATGGGAACTACTACGGCCCAGGAGCTGGCAATGGATTTGGATTCCCTGGACAAGGTGGATACTTCGATGAAGCTCACGATGAGGGATCACATGATGGTCTGAGTCAACAGGAGCAGAATGACCAGGCAATTTTCGGTGATGATCATGGTCGACCAGATGGTCTTCATGAACATGGACAATATGGTCATGATTATACTGCTTCCGGTTCATTTGCTTTTGCTGGTCGCAAAAATAATTAAGTTCAAATTAtttgtgataaatatttattactttaagAAATGTAGGTAATTAAGCACCCATCTGTGATAAGATAAACGATAATTCACCATGACATGACTCGATGACTCGATGATGACGATaatgttgaaaaaataaaattgtttacaaAATCTAGATGCGTTTCTTTAATTTGTCACCATTaatacagtcagctgcagagataatTGATCCCGCCTGCCAtagaaaaataagtaggtaagcttacttatatttatgtatgcccctgcatagaaatttgtttgcagggggtcaactatctctgcagctgacttaacataaaaaaacatgtcgTGTTCGATTAAAAAGCATTACTCAGCTCACCTACAGAAAATGAAACTACAGATTTAGAGTATCACTGtcttacataatatgtatatccagtgcctataaaaatatgttaagtttttatcattttcagGGGACCTCTATACGATCATACTCAGTCAGAATAAATCGCACACTCTAAATCACTTTCAAATCTCTGACCCAGCCGACCCCCGATTCGCAAACGGGCAATTAAGTGCTGCTCCCAAAATTTACGATAACAATCATTGCAAACCCATCTTATTTTACCGGTCCGTGTATTTACGACACATCGTCTACATGTAAACCTTATATCTAAGACATAAGATCTACCGATGGTCAGTTCAAGGTTTGCAGTTTGTAGACTAATAGAAAGATAGTGGGGAACTTTCTTCGTATAAAAGGCCAGGGATGCTAGAGAGCATCATCCAGTGTCGGAGAAAGGTGTGAGCTCGAGTACTAACAATTAGCTAAGATCTAGAATGGCGGCTAAAGTTGTTGTTTTCGTTGCGGTGTTGGCGGCCTGCAGTGCCGTGCCGGTCATCATTGATGGtaagcgattttaatttttagttttctgTGTGGGAAAAAATGCACTGCAGCTGagattgtatttaatattactaTAGGTACTCACTCAgctccaaaaaaaaaaaatttatttgacGGAGAATTTTCCAAAATGAAAGCTCCCTATTATTCTTGTGATTTATTTCATATAGGTTACTAAATAATTTTCACCGTTTGGAAAGTACATCTATGTCCTCTtaccaaaattaaataaagaaactTAAATACAGATACTTCTACGTCCACAGAAATTGAATTTAATCTATTGCGTATAAGCAAGTTCGTCGACATCCAAACCATATAAGACTTAATTCTTTTAAATCTTTCAATTTTATACTTAACATGGCAAAGATTGTCTTAAGTTGTGTAATGTGTATGTTTTTCCTTCCAGACGAATACATCCCCGGAGTAGTAATGCGCATCGGTCGCTCCCCCAACGTCGCCTTCGGTTTCGGCAGCGGCTTCAGCAGCAACATCGGCGGCATCAGCCACTCCACTGGCGTGGGCACCTCCTTCCAGAGTGGCGATGCTCAAGCCTACGGCGCTGGCTTGGGAAGCAGCAATGGCAATTATGCCAGCGGCGTTGGCATGGCCAGCGCTGGACCATCCTACCCAGTCTACCAACAACAGCCAGCCTACGGAGGACTTCGTAACAACTTCGGCTCCGCTGTCTCCTCAGCTCAAAACTACAACGGCCTTAACTCCGCCGTATCCTCCGCTCAAACTCAAAACGGACTCCAATACGGAGCAGCGACTTCAGCCGCCCAGAACAACCCTCGTTACCAATCCGCTGTGGCGTCCGCTCAGAACGTGAGGGGCTTAGGTTATAATAACGATTTCGGTTCAGCGGTAGCTTCTTCTGAGCATTCTGGAAACTACGGCTCAGCTATGTCCGCGGCTCAGAATCATGGAATGGGACTCTTTGGGTCTGCTGTTTCGGCTGCTCAGAACAACGGACACTACAGAGCTAGCACTGCACAAGCTATGCAAAACCATGGAGGTGCTGTTCAGCACAGTGGAGCCTCCAGCGTTAATGCGCCAGGGCTCCAAGCTGCTCAATCTCATGCCGTTAACAGCGGCTTCTACTAATTATAAGGAAATTGTGAAAAGACACTGAGACGACTTGTTAAACTTGTCTCAGTGTCTTTTGCATTATTGTGTGATGAATCTCAATAAAAGTCTAGTTCTTAAATACACACGTTTTTATTGTGACATCTGTTTCTCCTtggtatttctatttctatctaCAGTCCTACCagtcatatacatataaatgaaTATAAGGTAACGGCGGCTATTAACGCGGGTATCAAAATCGACGTCTAACACCGCGGTGTTTACAAAGACGCATTTTGCAAGCAAACTGATCTATTCCCTAAGAAATAAAGCATACACAAAACAAGCTCATTCATTGGTCTATCGTGCCCATTAGTGTGCATTTGTGTAAGTGTATCAAAAAACTCGCGATTCGTCAGTTTGTGCGACGGCGGCGCAAGAACCGTTTATTCCATACAGACGCGTGACGCCACAGGTAAGTTTACTCCAATCTTACTTAGTGTTTTACgtaatagttatggcaaataaACTAGTGCAATGCCTTTTAAGAGGTTGTGTATTGTTTTCTACACGATTTTGAATTACTTTTAACTTAGTTTTTGACAGGGAAATACGtttaaaatggaaaataaaatacagcgGTGATAGGCGCCAATTACTTCTGTGGTAAGTAATTCCGTGGTATGCCACGGTAATAGAAAAAGTGGtagttttgttatttactctttagttttggtacaaattatcagttttataatttcttttatttattccaaTCTTGATCTATTCACGCTACTAAAGAGCTATTTCCGTGGTATGGGAAGTATTCAACTAacccttaatttttaacaaaaacttcAGCACCGATTTCCTTGATTCTATGGGAACCCTTAATCtgtcaacttttttttattttgagataaggtaaaagtacgcttcaccgaatgaTTAAGAGCTAGACttacgtttatttttttaattagttcTGGTATTTTcatacgaatatgttcaatactaaaattgaaacttaaataaatttgtcctcatttaaacatacctataaattactgaaatgattggacgtgtattaaaaatatttttaaagtaattttgTCCAGTTTCCTTAATTGTACCatttaccgaactaagaaacgtgatttgcacattataccgaatagggaggccgcattaccgaactaggaaataattgtatgaaaatatggtgttgagtggtgctcaaacttTAGTAGTTCAGTATTAAATTAAGTCCctactataattagttttttagcattagaaagattttcggaatttcataacaaaactaaaacagttaaaaaaatcacaatcgcTCAGGAcgagaggaatctaaaaaaaatttttggtcgtctaggtttggaccaccctgcataaaatattattgctttattattttttatcttattggcttttttgtccacattcagagactattatcaggcgtccaataagtatgtctaacatcaaacatcaaacatcaacatttattcagcaaataggccacaagggcacttttacacgtcaacattgaatttacataaaagcaaaaataataacatcaacaattttataaaataaaactaacaattcaatctaacgtattacaattactaagagatgtatatggtctcttaatgtcgaattacatacaaaatacagataaaaaaacacacacaaaaaaaaatctataatatttagaggtgtaaatgtctctaggtgtcaactataagattatatagtttatcaagttatccttagagatgtataaggtctccaagagtcaatatcctgtataattaatacattcattaaaagaaaagaaacatacgagaacagaatgaggcgtctcactgtaattaattaataaaagttactaagtatagtatatatagctaatagctcgtgttagcttaacataccagtctccacaaacagcacccgttcacgagtatgacgcgtatctcagccatcgcctccctcaaccttcattcgggaaagtggcgacccgatcaacaacgccaccgtaagcaaagacttttaagcgagcatgacatgttcaagctaccggcctaccGGCCTAAAGTTTGAGaagcgctggcattgaaatgatggtcacaaaaaataaacatataaatatagacctagccgttatcgtaataaggatgatattctAATGAACAtcgaatagaaacatggccaaCGCAAACATGTGTTCGGTAGtagagaccatgggtaccattcaccgaacggccgttcggtgaacgaaatatggaaaatatgtggaacctatttcgcgaacaggttttaaaaatagtatttaaatcgtAATCAATATGGTATTactacaaatctatcattaaatttaatacttgaatccattacaaaaccgtacatgtataaagttcttgctaatactgacgtaaaatatctaaaattattgtttcataatagtcttgccaaaaaccttattttgatgccaaaaagtcgtaaaacatgaacatttcaaacgcagttttataataatctatataggtttttgttgttcggcaattgctcataaaattacaaatacattaatttatttgtgaaattacttagttaatctaaatagttcgtaatccaccactagaaaaataatttcaaaaacatacgctttccctgattccggacgctgttcgataataccttccaatcaaattgtcggtgtactcatcaccgtactcacattaagcttaatttctggTAATATAACTGcactatattaattaaatttactaaaatacacaaactaattaggTAATCACACTGtaaaaccatactttgaaacacagaaataaatttaaaaggttttatgaccttaacaaatatacgcaacttcttaacgatttctttaaggttgcccatacaaagtgaCAATCGGCAGCGACGATCCgtttcgatcagttgccacgtcccaactgcggcacaaattggccgactctgaggcataatggaagggataggtatttaactcgtggaaaaaaaatacgcaagtaaatatcagctgtaagtaatagacttatagcctaaaatagaagaaattcggtgatacggacggatattgagcgttcggtgaagcgtacttttaccttaaaACCTAAAATTTACTTGCCGGTTATGTGATTTTGTCTTTACAAGAAGCTTGTAATATACgtgtttgatttgatttgaaaaACCGTCTGTGTTTTATTCTTTTTATGGGTCGGAATTAGGTTTAATCAAACTCCAAATTAAGCCTATTACCGATGGTATGATGAGATTACCCTCGGTGATAGAATGTATAGAAATCGATTACCGACCCAGAGAAATATCGAATGGGTCGGTAATAGGCTCTTAAAGAGTTATCTATTACCGAGTGACTATTTGGTATTgtatttttggtatttttaaacatactcctatagttttattttttatttttgtgtcattattaaacttaatgacacaaaaataatataCAGAACCCACGtcgttattattgttttaacCCTCGGTATTAGGTTTCGAATTTTGAGTTTGGTTTCTATTAACGAGTGCAGAAAAATCATGCCAATTGTACCCTCGGTAATGAAAGCTCAATTCGCGATAGTAGAATCACAGCCTGTCCCTTGCCACGGTATTAGAAGATTTGGTCATTTTgacttcaaaaaatattttaatacatataataacccAAAATGAATCCAAAAACGTGTGAAACGGAAAGTTCATTAAATGCtctgatgaaaaaaaatatttctggcTGTTAGACAGCATTGATACCCTTAATTTTTGGATCTCTTTTGAAAAGTTCCTTAACTACCACGGTAATAGGTGCCTTTACCTTAACAGTAAATTTGTACAAGCATCTAAAAATAAATGAGCTCaaacttctttgcataatacaTGAAGTAGGGACTATAAATAATATCGAAGTCTAAACCTTTTACAAAACTAAGTACCCTTATTGTCTGTTTTTGGCGTTGTCAAAGTTAACTCCATTAATTTTACCATAAACATGTCCATTATCATTGACAGCTGTGTAAGATTTTACTTCCCCATTCCCAAAAGAATCATGGCTTTCAACGCCTCTCAACCAAGGTCCAAAGTTCAATCCCTCAAAATTTAAAGGGAAATTGAAAAATGGGAGTAAAAACGGATTGAAGGATGGAAAACCTCTTCCAGTTGTTGTATGGGTTCCAGCTAAAGCAGTGGTAAAGGTTTTTTGAGATAAATCTGAAGGGTTACTGTTAATTCTTTCAGGATTCTCTCCCTGGCGAGGAAAGTTGAATGTTAAATACTTCTCGACGTTGGGATCTGATGATGATATAGCAATGACTGTATCCCCGGATGGTGACGATCCTGAAAAAGAAAGGATAATTTGAATCTATTAAAATATTCTTCAGGCTGAAGAAATTATGAGTTGGCATCTTTAAAAAGACTTAATTATATAAATAGATTAGACACACacaaaaatttatacatatacatatacaccgtgttttttttgatttccgttaatttcaagggtgcattcctgagcttaaatcaagtaactttctcaaagacaccgatattctaattaactccatttcggagataatcaataatttatttttttcctctaaggcctctacaagtgtgtacacttgccttagggccggtttacatattgattagtgtttagaatgagttcatacatttgctactaaacttaagtacaatctcggtcgatcgatgtacgaaatgacattgatatgtcacagatttcaattgtttagttgagttaaatgtaatgcccatgttacaacaacgctatatgctacatttaattagtatttaaacatatttttttttctaaaaaaagcaaaaaaaaaatttttttttgaggtgtaactatgccatttagttctcttaaacgtacttaaccataccccgaagttaacggaattcaataaaaacacggtgtatatccTCCTCCTCGATCCTCCTTTCTCGCGGTCATTAAATTATGAAGCCTTTATCACCCAGCCTACAAAAAGGAATCTATTCTATCTTTGTCATTAAAATCGACTCAGCAGTGTCTACGCCCCAATAAAGTACCAAAAATATGTATTCACGACCGCACTTACAGGTAGTGTGTATATATTTTTGGCAATTTGCAAGTTTGCATATCTCAATGATTAATACCTTGACTGTACCTGTGGAGCTTAACTTTTCAATGAAGTTTAGGGTTTGTAAATTAAGAGTGATACATATAACTACTAAAATGTTAACCCTTCCTTTTCACTCCGGAGTACAtaacaaaaaagaaacaaaccTTTGAGAACTACAGGAACCGTCGTCATAACGGAAAAATTGGCAAACGCcaataacaatttaaataaagacATGGCTGCAAAATTTCAAATGT
This window encodes:
- the LOC134680235 gene encoding heterogeneous nuclear ribonucleoprotein A1-like, whose product is MAAVRVLFVVALVGFFGPALTQDAVSGAGATLVREPRGHKKRLCKKYGICGQQGIGGYQGYQQGHQGYQQGHQGYQQGHQQGYPPVINIGISQSQSSASAGGGSYSHGYYPNNYQYNGHQPGYGGYHGGFGGFGGHQGFGRPGFSNGQGGFNNQFNGNYYGPGAGNGFGFPGQGGYFDEAHDEGSHDGLSQQEQNDQAIFGDDHGRPDGLHEHGQYGHDYTASGSFAFAGRKNN
- the LOC134679859 gene encoding fibroin heavy chain-like yields the protein MAAKVVVFVAVLAACSAVPVIIDDEYIPGVVMRIGRSPNVAFGFGSGFSSNIGGISHSTGVGTSFQSGDAQAYGAGLGSSNGNYASGVGMASAGPSYPVYQQQPAYGGLRNNFGSAVSSAQNYNGLNSAVSSAQTQNGLQYGAATSAAQNNPRYQSAVASAQNVRGLGYNNDFGSAVASSEHSGNYGSAMSAAQNHGMGLFGSAVSAAQNNGHYRASTAQAMQNHGGAVQHSGASSVNAPGLQAAQSHAVNSGFY